The following is a genomic window from Longimicrobium sp..
GTGCTCCGCCGCCACAATCTGGACGGCGGCCCGGCATTTGGCTACCCCGCAAAACACGAGCGGCGCCGTGGAGGTCCACGGCGCCGCTCGGGAACGTCGAAACAGGACAGCTCAGCCCTGGTTCGCCGTGGCGGCGCTGGCGAGCTGCTCAAAGGCCTGCGGCTCGCGCACGGCGAGGTCCGCGAGCACCTTGCGGTCGATCTCGATGCCGGCGCGCTTGAGGCCGTTCATGAAGCGCGAGTACGACAGCCCGTTCATCCGGGCCGCGGCGTTGATGCGGACGATCCACAGGCGGCGGAACTCGCGCTTGCGGTTCTTGCGGTCCCGGTACGCATAGCGGCGGGCCCGCTCCACGGCTTCCTTCGCCGTCTTGTACAGGTTCTTGCGGCGGCCGAAGTAGCCCTTGGCGTCCGCCAGGATCTGCCGCTTCCGCCGCAGGCGGGCGACGTTGTTCTTTACGCGAGGCATGAGTCCAAACCCTCTCTATTCGGTTGCGAAAGCGCGCGTCAGGCCAGGAGGAGGCGCTTCACGCGCTTCTCGTCCGGCTTGGCGAGCATGGTGGTGCCGCGCAGGTTCCGCTTCCGCTTCGGCGACTTCTTGGTCAGGATGTGGCTGTGCATGGCGCTCCCACGCTTCACGCGGCCCTTGGCCGTCACCTTGAAGC
Proteins encoded in this region:
- the rplT gene encoding 50S ribosomal protein L20; amino-acid sequence: MPRVKNNVARLRRKRQILADAKGYFGRRKNLYKTAKEAVERARRYAYRDRKNRKREFRRLWIVRINAAARMNGLSYSRFMNGLKRAGIEIDRKVLADLAVREPQAFEQLASAATANQG
- the rpmI gene encoding 50S ribosomal protein L35, with the translated sequence MPKMKTHRGAAKRFKVTAKGRVKRGSAMHSHILTKKSPKRKRNLRGTTMLAKPDEKRVKRLLLA